The Streptococcus parasanguinis genomic sequence ATCTGGAAAGTCTACTTTGGCTGAAAACTTAGCCCGCCACTACTGCATTCCCAAGCTACATATGGACACCCTTCAATTTCAACCCGGTTGGATAGACAGTGACCGGGATTGGATGGAAGGTGAGATGAGACAGTTTCTCAGCGATCATAAAGACTGGGTCATTGATGGTAATTACTCTTGGTGCTGCTATGAGGAGAGAATGGAGCAAGCCGACCAGATTATCTTTCTCAACTTCTCTCGTTGGAACTGCCTCTTTAGAGCCTGGAAACGATACCGCCGTTATAAAGGCCAGGTCCGTGAGAGTATGGCGGCAGGTTGCCCCGAACGCTTTGACTGGGAATTCATCCGTTGGATCCTTTGGGACGGACGAACAAAAAGTGCCAGAGAAAGGTATCAAAACATCCACTCCACCTACCCCGAAAAATTTATCTCTCTCAAGAACCAAAAAGAGCTGGATGAGTTTCTAAAAAACATACAATAAAAAGGTTGGGATATCTATCCCAACCTTTTCTTATTTATCAACGTAATCGCCACCGGTAAAGCCATAGTATTCTTCCAGACTCAAGCCTGAATCTGCGATATCTTGTGCTTCTTTTCCGATATAGCGGAGATGCCAGCTTTCTGGCATGTAGCCTGTCACTTTTTCTTTTCCTTCTTGGTAACGAACCACAAAGCCATATTTAGCGGCGTTCTTGAGCAACCACTTACTTGGTCCAGGTTCTGTCACCAGATTACCACTGGTATCGATCAAATCAAAGGTCAAACCTGTCTGGTGTTCACTATAACCCGGTCTTGCAGAATAACGATCGGCGGCTTCCTGACCATCTTGATTGACATAGTTTTGATAGAGACCAACTTGGGTGTCGTAGCTACGAAAACCACTATATTGGTCACTGATTGGATATCCTTCTGCCTGCATGGCTGCGATCAATTCATGAAGGGCTGAAACAGCTTCAGGATCTTCACCTGGGTTAAAGTCAGGCGACAAGGGATAATGTTTGTTGGCGATCATGACCTCACCATATTTCCCTTTGACACTATAGTAAGAACCATTATAGCTCACACCAGAGTCCACTTTCACATCTGACTTACCAGCTTTTGACGACTCTTCTTTTCCTGTCTCTTTTGACGTATCCTTTGCAGAAGACGTTTCTTTGGAAGACTTGGTTTGCGTTTGTTTAGTTTCTTCTTTTGCAGAAGATTTAGAACTAGTGGATTGAGATTGGGAGCAAGCTGTCAGGGTTAACAAGGCAACTGTCACCAAAGTTAATTTGGAAAATCTTGCTTTCATGGGAATCTCCTATGATTCTTTTGTTACGACAATATCCGTAATCACATAACTTGCACCTACTTTTTTCAAAGTGTAGGTCTTGTACTTGCGGTTTTGTGAATCTGGATGGCTATCTGTATAATGCACGGTAAAGTCTTCATAAGTCTTGATCGTTACCACACCATTTTCTTCAGTGACACTTTGAATGTCCAAAGCTCCTGGAGTATAGTAGTCAATTTTAGCCTTTCGAACACCATCACCAGTTGTGAACTCAACCATATCCTTGTAGGCTTGACTTTGTGTGTCATAGTATTTAGAGTAGGTGTTGTTTCGATTTGAAACTGAGCTAAAGACAGCGTCGCGGTACTCTTTCAAGAACTCTTCCGCCAAGGTCCGATTTTGTTCTTCTTTGGCTGCTTGCGCTTTCTTAGCATCTTGTGCACTCTTGATGCGTTTTAGGGTATCTTTGGCTAGTTTAAGTTCGATCGGATCGTTCTCACCCTCTTCAATCGTCACCTTAGCCTTCTCAGTTGTATAGGTTTCCCCATTCATGTTGAAGACAGCATGTACTTCAATTTCTTGATAAGGGATGCTATCTACTTCAAAGGTCGTGCTGGTTCCGACTTCTTTGCCGTTGACTACAACCTTCACATCCGTTGGGTTTTCAACCTCATCAGGGAACTCAACTTCTAAATTGCGTTTTTCAGAATTCAACTGCAATTCTAAGTTGTTCTTAGTTGCTTTTTTAGGATTGAGATGGATCTTAGAAGTGACATTTCCGACCTCTGTTTTAGCAGTCAATTCCATTTCTTTTGTATTGTAATGGAAAGAACCAAGATCTGTCACTGCATCTTTTTTCAAGGTTACCGTTTTATTGGCAGCCACTTTGAGTTTGGCTTGGTCCAAATTGGTCTTGACCTTGACTTGTACTGGATAGCTGGCTACACGGTATTCTTGGAAGATCCCAAATTTCTTGTCTGCTTTTTCCAAACCAAAGATCTTGTTTCCAGATTTATCCGTATAGCTGCCTTCTCCACCATTATCGATGATCTTGTTCAACTCTGTGCCGATATCGACTCCTTGATCTTCCATGCTGGTGATAAAGCTTTCGGCTTCATCCTTTGTCCATTTATCGTTATCGGTTGAAAGTAGGTCTGCTGCTTCGCGATAATCCTTGGTGTCCACTGCCTTAATAAATTTATCTGCTGTCACTTCGACACGTGTTGTAGACTGGAAGTAAAAGAAGGCTGCTACCAAAGCGATCACAAGGACTGCAATAGCAGAAATAATCCCAATTTTCTTCTCGGAAAGTTTCTTTCCACCCTTCGTTTTCGGGGCCTTTTGTTTTTTCTGAACTGGACCTGCTTCTGTGACATTTGGACCAGCAAAGACCTGCGTTTGCTCAGCAGCAAGTGGAGCCGTATACTCTTGAGTCGGCTGTTGAGGCACATATTCCTGTGTTACATCTGTTGAATCTGGGTTCGCAAATTCTGCTTCAGGCACAGGTCCTACAAAAAACTCGAAGTTTTGACTTTTAGCTGCGGTAAATTCTTCTGCACTCGGCTTGCGGCCATAGGTTTCTTCAAAATGTTGCAACCAAGCCTGACGAGCTGCTAGAAGTGGATCAACATTCTTCACTTCTTCAACTGGTTCAACCACTGGTTTCTCAACAGGAGCTACTTCCTCTGCTGGGGCATTTCCTGCGATAGACTGAATTTGTTTCAAATCAAATCCACAAGCTTTCCCAGCCATAAACTCTTCTGGTGACGGTTTGCGACCAATCACTTTTTCAAATAATTCAACCCATTTCTTTTGCATGGATCTCTTCTCCCTCATTATAAAATAGGGAAAGTGGGTTCCCCCACCTTCCGTTTTGTGATATTGTTAGAATCCAAAGTTAGAGAAATTTGGAGCACTTGGAATAAATCCAATAGCTACTTGTTCTAAAATACGAGCATTCACATAAATGACAAAGATAGCAATGAGAAGCAAGACAACAGATGATGCTACTAGAAGCAAGAATTTATCTGCTTTAAAGCTTGTCTTGTTCAATCCTTGATGAACGACATAGCATGTTCCAACAAAGAACAAGAAGAAAATAAGGAAGTTTACAAAGCCATAAAATTCATAAACTTTTACAAGACCTACTAAGAAAGCAAGAAGGGCAAGTGGCAAAGTGTAAACAGACAAACGTCCAAACTCTTCAAATGAACGACCGTAACTGTATTCCTTATCTTGAAGAACCACACGACGAACAAAGAATCCAGCTACTTGGAAGGCGTAAACGCTAAAGAATAGGGAAATCAATGTCAACATAAAGGCACGGAAATCCATTCCATAACCGCCTGTAAATCCACTAGCTGTGAAGAAAGTTGATAGGGTCAAGACAAAGGCAGTTAAGACATACTGTAAAATTCCGTTAAGAGCTTTTGGATTTTCTACAGCTGTTGGACGTTTCAAAGCTGAAAGGAACCAATTCCAGTAACCACCAACGGCTACACCAAATTGACTTGGTTGGGCAGGATAAGGTTGTCCTGGTTGACCTTGGTAAGGAGCTTGTTGATAAGCTGCTTGAGTAGGTTGTTGGTAGGCTTGTTGTGGAGCTTGTTGGAAAGCAGGTCCATTCGTTGGAGCAGCTTGAGGGGCAGGCTCTTGAACTGGAGCTGCGACTGGTTCTTCTGTAGGAGCAGTTGGCGCTGCTGGTGCTGCTGGCGCTGCAACAAACTCTGGAGCTTGAGGAGCTGCTGGCGCTGCAACAAACTCTGGGGCTTGTGGAGCTGCTACTGGTTCTTCAACAGGGGCAGTTGGCGCTGCGACAAATTCTGGAGCTTGTGGGGTTTCTGGAACCACTACTTCTTCTTGAAATTCTCCTGCAGCCAGTGCTTGAGCAATTTCTTCTGCACTAGCAGAACGACCATTTACGGCTTCGAAATAATCCAGCCAATCTTGTTTTGACATAATGAATCTCCTTAACTATTGTTTATACTAGGGTATTATACAAAATTTCTGAACCATTTTCAATGAAAGACTGGAAAATCCCTGTAATATCTTTTGAAAAACATACAAATTCTACTCATTTTTAGAAATTAGTAAAGAAAACGAGGCTGGGCAAAAACTGTCCAGCCTTTGATGTTTAATAGGAATAAGTGCAAGACGCAGTGGTTGATTGGCATCTTTGTTCGCCTTTTAAGCTCCAAAGATGACCTAATGAGGGAAACAAAGTTTCCTTTATCCACAACCTTCAACAGTCTCCCAGACTGTTGAAGCTATGCGGAGGTGGGAAGATTGAAAAGGTTTGGGGAACCTTTTCAACTTTTTTTATCTTACGGAGTTCTTTCCCACTCCCGTTTCTTAGGATTCAAATGCATCCATGCCACCTTGGACGTTGGTCACATCGTAGCCTTGCTCTTCCAAAAATTGGCAAGCACGTGCTGAGCGTCGACCAGACTTGCAGATGACATAATAGGGATGTTCCTTCTCTAATTCCTGGTAGCGATTTGCTAACTCAGATAAGGGGAGAAGATGAACCCCATCTAAGTGAAGGGCATCATACTCTTCCTGCTCGCGTACATCAAGAGCCAATATGTCTCCTTTTTGATAAGCTTGGTAAAAGTTTGAAAATGGAATTTCTTTCATGATTTCTCCTGTAAGGTATGTTATGGAAGGGTTAGAATTTCATAGCTAAAGCCAATTGACTCTAAAAATCGGAACAAGTCTTGGGTTTTAATAAAGATCGTCTTTTCATTGGTATTGGGATGAAAGGTCATGATCTCCTCTGACACAATGTCTTTATCGAAATAGACACGAATATCTTTTTCTTCATTGTTCAATAAACCAAATGGAGAAACCGTACCTGGCGGTAATTGCATTTTTTCAGCTAAAGAATCTGCTGAAGCCATGCGGATCCGGTTGGCTTCCACTTGCTCTTTGAAATCATCCATATCCAATGGCTTCTGGTCATCCATGATGAGCAGATAGTATTGGGTTTTCTTCTTGTTGGTCAAAAACATGGACTTGGTCCGCACACCTTCTAAGCCTTCAATGTAAGAATCGGCCTGCTCAGTTGTGAATGCAGGTGGGTGTTCCACCACATCAAATGAAATGCCGAGTTCTTCCAATTTGTCTTTAACTTGTTGGTATGCATCCATCTTCGATCTCCTTTATTTTTGAATGATCTCTTGTACTAATGATTGCAATTCTGGCACCACCTCTGCCTCAAACCAAGGATTCTTAGCCATCCAGATTTGATTGCGAGGGGAAGGATGAACTAGTGGAAAATAGGTTGGTAAATAGTTCTTAAAATGCTGAACCCGTTCGGTTACCTTGCCACTCACCTTTTCATGAAGGTAGTAAGCTTGGGCATATTGTCCAATCAAGAGGGTCAACTCAATATCCGGACACTCCTTGAGAAGTTGAGGATGCCACTTTTCTGCAAAACCTTTGCGAGGGGGAAGGTCACCAGATTTCCCATGCCCTGGGAAATAAAAGTCCATGGGAATGACTGCAAACAAACCAGAATTGTAAAAGGTGTCTTCGTCAACTCCTAACCATTCGCGCAGTCGGTCACCACTCTTATCCTTCCAATAGAGTCCCGCTTCCTGAGTCTTGAGACCAGGAGCTTGTCCGATAATATTGATACGAGCAGTTTTTGGAGCTGCAAAGAGTGGCTCAATCCCTCTATCCGTATAAGCTTTATTTTGAGGGTCTGCCATAATGGCTTGTTTAATAGTTTCAATCCTTGACATAAGTCCTCCTTCTATGGAAAAACTCAGCCAGAAAACCTGGCCGAGTAGTGGATTATTTGATTAATTCGTAGATGGCTTCTGCGTAAATAGCTGCTGCACGATAGAGATCTTCAACATCTGCGAACTCATTAGCTTGGTGCATAGTATTGACATAGTCTGGGAACATAGCACCAAAGGCAACCCCACGTTTCAAGAGACGACCAAAGGTACCACCACCGATCACTTGTTCATGTCCTTTGAGGCCAGTTTGTTTTTCGTAAACACGCAAGAGGGTGGATACCAATTCATCATCCATCGGAACATAGTGAGGTGTGTGACCGTGGGCTGACAAGCTTACTGTAGCCACTCCTTCGATCTTTTCAAGGGTGGACTTGATGGTTTCAGGATCTGTACCTTGAGGGTACCGGATATTGAGGGCAATAGTATTGTCTGCTTGGCTGTCATCAAAATGGAAGACACCTGCATTCATGCTCAATGGTCCCATTTTGGCATCTGTATGGGCAATTCCTAATTTTTCACCAGCAAAATCTTCGTGAAGAAGTGAAGCTGTCACATGAAGGTAAGCCTTAGCAGCACCACCAAAATCAAATTGGTTCAACAAGAGAGCCAAGTAGGTCGCACCATTGATCCCATCTTCAGGAGTTGATCCGTGAGCAGATTTCCCGATAATCGTAACGGTATAGGTTTCTTCGTCAACAGTTGAGATTTCATACTGAAGCTGGTGTTCCTTGGCAAAAGCATCCAAGAGGCCAGCAAGATCTGGTAGTTGTCCAGAAACGACTGCAGTCGCTGACTCTGGTACCATGTTTTCACGAAGGCCACCTGTAAAGCTATGAAGATGGGCACTTCCTGTGTTATCATTTCCAAAATGAAGGTACTCAGTGATGTTTCCTTTTTCTCCATTGATGATTGGGAATTCCGCATCTGGTGAGAAGCCAAAATCTGGCTCGGGAAGTCCGACATGTTTGAAATAGTAATCCATGTCGCCCCAGCCCGATTCTTCATCCGTACCGACAACAAAGCGCACGCGCTTAGAAACAGGGAGTCCTAAGTCTTTAATGATCTTCAAACCATAGTAGCAGGCCATTGTAGGCCCTTTATCATCAGACGAACCACGCGCATAGAGCTTGCCATCAATAATTTCTGGTTTATATGGATCCGTCTTCCAGCCACTACCTGCAGGCACGACGTCCATATGGGCAAAGATTCCAAGCTCTTCTTTTCCTTCACCAAAAGTAAAGTGACCGGCATAATTGTCGACATTCTTGGTTTCATAGCCATCACGTTTGGCAATTTCCAAGAATTTTTCAAGAGCTTTTACAGGACCAGGTCCAAAAGGATGCTCCGCATCTGCCTTGCTGTCATCGCGTTCAGAATTGATTTTCAAGAGGCTATATAGGTCAGCCATCATCTCATCGCGACGTTTTTCTACTTCTGCTTTAAAGTCAACTGTTGTCATGAATTCCTCCTCGATCTTCTATTTGCTAATTGACTTAGCGTTTGTCAATGATTTCGTCCACTGGTAAGCGGTAGCTTGGCTCTACTTTTTCAGCCGCATAGCCAACCGTAATCAAAACTTCTGGACGGAAACGCTCTTCGATGTCCAATACTTCATTGATTTTCGATTTATCAAATCCCAAAATAATATTGGTTCCAATGCCTTGGTCTGTCAAAGCAAGTACCAAGTTCATGGCCACAAGACCAGCATTCAAAGCCAAGTAATCACTTGTTTGTTGGGCATCATAGCGTGCAAATTCAGCAGGAAGATTTTGCATAAAGTATTGCAACTGCTCATCTGTGAAGTTTTTCACCCCACCGACACGCGCAATCTTGCGAGCCCGTTTTTGCAAATCAGTATCTGTAAAGAGGGCGATGGTCACAGGTGCTTCCATGACTTGATCGTAGTTTGCACCATAGGCTAATTTTGCCAATTCAGCATTTTTTTGACGAACGACCACAAATTTCCAAGGCTGGCTATTGTGGGCACTAGGGGCCAAGGTTGCGATCTCAATGGCAGTCCGTACATCCTTTGGATCGACCGGTTGGTCAGTGAAATGCTTGATCGCATGGCGTTTTTTATTGAGCTCTAGAAATTTCATAAGCTTCTTCCTTTTCTATTTCTGTTACCTCTATTTTAACACAAAATGAAAGAGCTTGCAGGGTTTTACAGCCTAAGATTGTGAAAAAAGAAGCGGACATTTTGAACATCCGCCTCTTTTGGGATAGGTTGAATACACAAGAGATCTACCTATGATTCATTGAAAAAATTGAAATAGGCAGCTACTTCTTTGGCATAACCGTATTTCTCAATTAAGCCAGTTAGGAGCTCGATGTTATGACCCCGATAGTTATCCTCGCGTCTCAATTCTTCGTACATCTCAATAAAGGGAAGGCCCTTGTCCTTAGCATCTTGGAGCTCTGCTTCATAGTCATAGGCAACCTTACGAAATTGCAGGTTGGTCACCCCATCTTCTTCGACATCGATCAGAGCATATTGAGCTCTGTGGTTTTGAATTGGTTCCCAGTCAAAATAAGGCATGCCAATAGTTCCTGGATTAAGAATCTGTTGGCCCTGACTGCCATAGCGAAGCAACTGCTTGTGGACATGACCGTAGATCGCCAGATCCGTCTGGTCATCCAGCAGTTGGTCAAAGTTCTCCGTCGCATTAGCTGGACGCAAGTCTCCACCATAATTCTTTTCTGGCAAATTGTGGGTCAGTGAGAAGCGAATACCGTTGACCTCCTTTTTCTCTACCAAAGGAAGGGAGCGAAGCCAATCGATCCGCTTAGGATCTAGTCCTTCCATGAGGTACTGAGTGAGACGAAGAAGCTGGATCTCCTGCGGATCCTCAAGTCCGTACACGCCATCCAAGGCCTCTAGGACACAATCGTCCCAATTTCCACGAACAGCCGCTGTAATCGGAATCGCATCCAGCAACTCAAAAAGGTCCTCTCTTCCAGGCCCCGGTAGCAAAATGTCCCCCAAAAGCCAGTATTCCGTTGCGCCTAGAGCACGCGCATCCGCAATCACTGCCTCCAGGGCTGTCGTATCTCCGTGGATATCAGATAAAATAGCGATTCGATGGTTCATTTTAAACTCCTTATGATTGGTATGATTCAGAATCCTCCGCAACTTCCATCAAGAGACTTGCTTCTTCTTGCTTTCCTTGATGGAGCTTAGCTTGCACCGCTTCAGCCACTGCTCGTGGGATGCCAACTGTGACGATCTCATCTACAGTAGCTTCTTTGATTTTGGTCAGTGACTTGAAGTGTTTCATCAGCAACTGCTTGCGTTTTGGTCCCAAGCCTTCGATCCCATCCAGCTGGGAGGAAAAGGAATTCTTGGATCGGAGCTGGCGGTGGAAGGTGATGGCGAAACGGTGGACTTCATCCTGAATTCGTTGGAGGAGGAAAAATTCCTGCGAGGTCCGAGAGAGTTCGATGACTTGGAGAGGATCGCCAAAGAGCAATTCATGGGTCTGGTGCTTGTCATTCTTTTGCAGGCCTGCAATGGGAATATCCAGCCCCAACTCCTCTTGAATGACTTGCTTAGCGATATTAACCTGGCCCTGACCCCCATCGATGACGATCAGATCTGGTGGCGTCAGGCCATCCCGCATGACCCGGCTGTAGCGTCTGCGAATGACCTCCCGCATGCTGGCATAGTCGTCTGGCCCGACGACGGTCTTGATCTTGTACTTGCGGTAGTCCTTTTTGCTTGGCTTCCCATTGACAAAGACCACCATGGCTGAGACCGGACTGGTCCCCATGATGTTGGAGTTGTCAAAAGATTCAATACGCACAGGAGTTGGGATTTGCAGGAGTTTTCCAAGATTTTCAATAGCACCTTGGGTCTTTTCCATGGATTTTTCAAGGAGATTAAACTTCTGCTCCAGACTGACACGCGCATTCTTGATGGCCAGATTGACCAACTGCTTCTTCTCCCCACGCTGGGGCTTGAGAACCTTGGTATCCACTAGGGCCTTGACCGCTTCCTCATCGATATCTTGAGGGATCAGGATTTCATTAGGGATCAGGTGAGATTTCTCCTGGTAAAACTGCCCCACATAGGTCAAGAAATCCTCGTCCGGATCATTGTAGTAAGGAAAAAGGTTGACGTCGCGCTCGATCAGCTTGCCCTGACGGACAAAGAAGACCTGCACACACATCCAGCCCTTGTCCACGTAGTAGCCAAAGACATCCCGGTTCTGCAAATCCTTAGCCATGACCCGCTGTTTGGTCCGCAGGGTCCCAATAGCTTGGATCAGATCCCGATACTCGGCTGCCCGCTCGAATTCCATGTTTTGCGCAGCGGAATTCATCTTGAGCTTGAGCTCATCGATAATCTTATCATCCTGCCCCTTGAGGAAATCAGAAACCTCCTGGGCCATGCCCTTGAAATAGGCCTCGTCCTTGTGGCAAACCGTGTGGGCCATACATTGCCCCAGATGATAGTAAAAGCAGACCTTGGAAGGCGGATTGGTACACTTGCGGAAAGGGAAAATCCGATCCAAAAGCCGCTTGATCTCATTGGCCGCTCCTACGTCTGGATAAGGACCAAAATAGAGACCACCATCCTTTTTGACCTGGCGCGTGATGATAAGACGGGGATAGCGCTCATTGGTAATCTTGATGAAGGGATAGGACTTATCATCCTTGAGCATGATATTGTATTTGGGCTTGTTCTCCTTGATGAGGTTGATCTCAAGAAGCAAGGCCTCAATATTAGACTCAGTGACGATAAATTCAAAATCCACAATCTCAGATACCAGCGCTTCCGTCTTGGTATCGTGGCTCCCTCTGAAATAGGACCGCACCCGGTTGCGAAGATTCTTGGCCTTCCCCACATAGATGATGGTTCCGTTCTTATCTTTGTGAATGTAACAGCCCGGACTCGTCGGCAAGAGCTCGAGCTTGGATTTAATCAAGTTATTCATACTCTCTATTATAGCAAAAAAAGAGGGAGCTAGTCCCTCTGTATTATATCTGTATTTTTTATATTCATCTTCACCAAGTTAAAAAAATGTTTAAAAGATAGATCAGACATCCAATCTCAATCCTTTAGCTTAACTTGACCTTTTTCATAGCAAAAAAGAGGGGTCTCAAAGGATCCCCCTTTACTAGCAATCGATAAACTTTATCCTTTGAGATTAGCCATCTGGAAGATCGGAATCACATAAGGAACAATAGACATCAGGATAGTGAATAACACGAAGAACCAGAACCAGAAGGAAGCGAGGGCACGCTGGAAAACTCCCGGTTGAGGTTTATTGACCTGAATATAAGCCTTGATAGCTGGCCATTTAGTCGCAATAACCACTATCATGACAATGGAACCAATAGCTAAAACACCAATTTGGAGCCAATTCGCTAGTCCCTCGTCCACATGATAGGCCACATAATGCAAGCCTTGGGAAATCACAAAGTTATTGAAAATGTGATAGAAAATAGCCCACCAGATATTGTATTCAAAGGCAATGTAGCCGAAACCTAGACCAATGATACTTGCGAAAAAGAGCTGGTCAAAATTGGCATGGAAGAGACCAAACAAGATAGCCGTCATGACAATGGCAAAGACCTTGCCATACCGTTCCAAGCCACGCAAGCCAGCTCCACGGAAGAAGAATTCCTCTGTGATTGGACCAAAAAAGCCAGCATACAAGAGCATGGTCCATGATCGCTCAATCGTATCACCTAGATCTGGTGTTGGAGAATGAAGGCCAATGGTCTCAAACATCCGCTCAATCACTTGTGTCATCACAGATGAAAAGACTTGAGAAAAGCCAAGAAAGGCGAGAAGAATAAAGAAGACTGAAAGAGTCATCTTACGTCCCTTGTGCTTGAGATCATATTTATAAAGGGCCTTCTTGCGATAGGCATTAAAGAGAAAGAGTCCAATGGAAATAGAGATAAGATAGGGAATACCAGCCCAAACATTCAGGGCATTGAGTTTCTCCGTTACTTGACTTGGATCTTTTCTGAGAGAGCCTGCAATGGTCAATCCAAGGAGGACTTCCCACAGGACGGTTACCAAGGTCATTACCAAGAGATAAATGGCAAGTGTCCCGGAATACCTTCCTATATCTTTTTTAGGGTCTAATAATCGGTTGTATTGGTTCATTTCTTCCTCCTAGAAAATAGATAAAAACTTGCACACATTCCTTCGTATAAGACAAAGAAAATCAAAAAGGCATGCATAAAGTAGTCTTCTGGTAATGCAAGAATAATCGAATCCACGCGCGGATCAAAGAGCCAAGTACTGTCCCCAGCAAATAAGACCTGATGAAAGAGCGTAAAGAATTGATCAAAGCCAATCATAACAGCTATCACTGCAAGCACCACTGGTAAAACCATCATCCAAAAGAAGAGACTACGGTACAAGGTAAGGTAGCCTTTTTTGACAACTGTCCGCATAAACTGGATAAAACCAGGGAGTGTGACCACGAAAACGACCGTCACTAAGTGAAATAGGTACTTGACGGCCTCAAAATGGTGCAGTCCATTTTTTGAAGAGGGGAATTGAGGCATCTTCAACACCCATTGAAAAGGATTGGTCAAGTAGTTCATCAAGACATTAAAATTCTTCATGATGACAGAAGCCGAAAAACCAGTCCGGCTTTGAATCCCCAACCAATGAATCTCCATGGGATAGAGGGCCCAAGCGAGAGCAATGGTGAGAAGGATTGCAGCTGACAAGATAAAGAAAAATAGGTTAATTGATTTCAAACTTTTAAGCATCAAAATCCCACTCCGCTAGACTGGCAACAACATGTGTCGGTGAGATTGGTAAGGTTGGCACTTCTTCTGGTTTGGTAAAACCTGTCGTCACCAAAAGGGTTGGAATCCCATTGTCAATACCTGCACGAATATCTGTTAGGTAGTTGTCGCCAACCATAACCACTTCTTCTCTTTCAAGACCCAAGTGTTCAATGGCCTTATCCATAATGATGGCCTTTGGTTTTCCAATGATCACAGGCTCGACCCGTGTCGCAGCCTCTACAAGCGCAATCAGGGATCCTGCTCCTGGCATCAAGCCACGCTCTGTTGGAATGTTCAGGTCCGGATTGGTCCCGATGAAGTGCGCTCCCTTTTGAATCGCCAAGGTCGCAATAGCAAACTTTTCATAATCCACTTGCCAATCGAGGCCAATCACCACATAATCAGGTGCTTCTTCATCGATGATATAGCCAGCTTCTTCAATAGCATCTTTGAGCCCCGCTTCTCCGATCACATAGACCTTTTTGCCCAAATTTTGGTCATTCATGTAGTCAATGGTCGCAAGGGTAGCTGTATAGATAGTCGAAACTGGGGTTTCAATATTGAAATGAGTCGCTAGCATATCCCGGACAGTCTCTGGTGTGCGGGTTGTATTGTTGGTCACAAAGAGATAGGGAATCTCACGCGCCTGCAGTTCATGAACAAAAGCTTCTCCTGCAGGAATTCGTGATTTTCCTTTGTAAATAGTGCCATCCAAATCAATCAAATAGCCCTTATAGTGCATTTATTCTTCCTTTTCTGTTTCCGTTTCGTCATGTAACTTCTCTGCATCGACTCGTCCACCAGAACCATATAAGAGCAATGCTCCAGCATAGAGGACAAATTGTAACACCAAACCTGTAAAATTAATCCCTTGACTTCCCGATTGGGTGAACAAGAAGGATGCTACCATGAGGATCACAATGGTCAATAACAAGCCTATCACGGTTGCCTGATCCACACTGATTTGATAAACCGTGCGTTTGGTGCTCCGATTTTTCCCGTCAG encodes the following:
- a CDS encoding TIGR01906 family membrane protein; the encoded protein is MLKSLKSINLFFFILSAAILLTIALAWALYPMEIHWLGIQSRTGFSASVIMKNFNVLMNYLTNPFQWVLKMPQFPSSKNGLHHFEAVKYLFHLVTVVFVVTLPGFIQFMRTVVKKGYLTLYRSLFFWMMVLPVVLAVIAVMIGFDQFFTLFHQVLFAGDSTWLFDPRVDSIILALPEDYFMHAFLIFFVLYEGMCASFYLFSRRKK
- a CDS encoding TIGR01457 family HAD-type hydrolase: MHYKGYLIDLDGTIYKGKSRIPAGEAFVHELQAREIPYLFVTNNTTRTPETVRDMLATHFNIETPVSTIYTATLATIDYMNDQNLGKKVYVIGEAGLKDAIEEAGYIIDEEAPDYVVIGLDWQVDYEKFAIATLAIQKGAHFIGTNPDLNIPTERGLMPGAGSLIALVEAATRVEPVIIGKPKAIIMDKAIEHLGLEREEVVMVGDNYLTDIRAGIDNGIPTLLVTTGFTKPEEVPTLPISPTHVVASLAEWDFDA